A genomic stretch from Halorhodospira halophila SL1 includes:
- the rlmB gene encoding 23S rRNA (guanosine(2251)-2'-O)-methyltransferase RlmB, with amino-acid sequence MAQNKRRRGRGARPAPADPADPAALVYGQHAAREAAAYDPAGVEAVWVEHGRRDARLERLLDKLGRQGVTVERVHRRVLDQMAEGGNHQGIVLRYSGTPARGEGELADLVDAEPEPLLLVLDRVQDPHNLGACMRSAAAAGAHGVVAPRDRAAALSPAVHKTAAGAVQRIPFFQVTNLARTLQQLRDAGVHVVGAAGEAEKSCYEVDLRGPLALVLGGEGEGLRRLTRERCDERVAIPMPGSMESLNVSVAAGVLLFEAVRQRFPQGGDLG; translated from the coding sequence ATGGCGCAGAACAAGCGACGCCGGGGGCGGGGCGCCAGGCCGGCTCCCGCCGACCCCGCGGATCCCGCCGCGCTGGTCTACGGTCAGCACGCTGCGCGTGAGGCCGCCGCCTACGACCCGGCCGGCGTGGAGGCGGTCTGGGTGGAGCACGGCCGGCGGGACGCCCGGCTGGAGCGCCTGCTCGACAAACTCGGTCGTCAGGGCGTGACCGTCGAACGGGTCCATCGGCGGGTTCTCGATCAGATGGCCGAGGGCGGTAACCACCAGGGCATCGTCCTGCGCTACAGCGGGACCCCGGCCCGCGGCGAGGGCGAGCTGGCGGACCTGGTGGACGCTGAGCCCGAACCGCTGCTGCTGGTCCTGGATCGGGTGCAGGATCCGCACAACCTCGGTGCGTGCATGCGCAGTGCCGCCGCGGCCGGTGCCCACGGGGTGGTGGCCCCCCGGGATCGGGCGGCAGCGCTGAGTCCGGCGGTTCACAAGACAGCTGCCGGGGCGGTGCAACGCATCCCGTTCTTCCAGGTGACGAATCTCGCCCGCACCCTGCAGCAGCTGCGCGACGCCGGGGTCCACGTGGTGGGCGCCGCCGGCGAGGCCGAGAAGAGCTGCTACGAGGTGGATCTGCGCGGGCCGCTGGCCCTGGTCCTCGGCGGCGAGGGTGAGGGCCTGCGGCGGTTGACCCGGGAGCGCTGCGACGAACGGGTCGCGATCCCGATGCCGGGGTCGATGGAGAGCCTCAATGTCTCCGTGGCGGCCGGCGTTCTGCTGTTCGAGGCGGTCCGCCAGCGCTTTCCACAGGGTGGCGATCTCGGGTAG
- the rplI gene encoding 50S ribosomal protein L9, whose amino-acid sequence MELILLEKVSNLGNLGDRVRVRPGYGRNYLLPYGKAKMATEENIRYFEERRAELEKAAREAEQAAQARLEQLQELTLTIKAKVGEQGKLFGSVGPADIAEAAEQAGVELARREVRMPEGPIRVAGEYDVQVSLYTDVEGTVKVVVEGDAS is encoded by the coding sequence ATGGAACTGATTCTGTTGGAAAAGGTGTCGAACCTGGGGAACCTGGGTGATCGCGTCCGGGTGCGTCCGGGCTACGGCCGCAACTACCTGCTGCCCTACGGCAAGGCCAAGATGGCCACCGAGGAGAACATCCGCTACTTCGAAGAGCGTCGTGCCGAGCTCGAGAAGGCCGCCCGCGAGGCCGAGCAGGCCGCCCAGGCCCGCCTGGAGCAGCTGCAGGAGCTGACCCTGACCATCAAGGCGAAGGTCGGCGAGCAGGGCAAGCTGTTCGGCTCGGTGGGGCCGGCGGACATCGCCGAGGCCGCCGAGCAGGCCGGTGTCGAGCTGGCCCGCCGCGAGGTGCGCATGCCCGAGGGGCCGATCCGGGTGGCCGGCGAGTACGACGTGCAGGTGTCCCTCTACACCGATGTCGAGGGCACGGTGAAGGTCGTGGTCGAGGGCGACGCGTCCTGA
- the rnr gene encoding ribonuclease R, with the protein MAKQTKKSPPKRDPYQEREQAKYDNPIPSREYLLELLAAHRRPLGRREIADALGLESPEHHEALRRRLRAMERDGQLVRNRRRGYLVVDHSELVRGRVMGRPDGSGFLLPDGTGDRLALSPRQMRCLLHGDRAVARITGRDEHGTPQGELVEILERGNRQITGRFFEEHGVGFLVPENKRLQQDVLLAPDGRGGAEDGELAVAEILAQPNERRQPIGRIIQVLGRTIHVGEEDMVAARIHGIPMDWPAEVEKEVAAFGEEVPEADKEGRTDLRRLPLVTIDGADAKDFDDALYCEPTAKGWRLVVAIADVSHYVRPGTALDQEARLRGNSVYFPRSVVPMLPEALSNGLCSLNPKVDRLAMVCDMLLQGNGKVLRSRFYRAVIQSAARLTYEQAAAAVVDGDRKVRSAIGDEVVRHLENLHGLYKTLRKARDERGAIDFDTTETEMRFDDEGRVVAVEPTERNDFHKVVEECMIAANVCTAKFLLKNKVPSLYRVHERPGEQKLEQLKEFLAQAGLELGGGDEPTGKDYGRIMEQARERPDRHLIETVLLRSMQAAEYRPDNAGHFGLALEAYTHFTSPIRRYPDLVIHRGIGHVIDGHRGRSFPMTHNDLVTLGEHCSMAERRADEATRDAEMTLKCEYLSDHLGDEFTGVIAAVTSFGLFVSLEGVYVDGLVHITNLESDFFHFDSVGHRLVGDRTGKEYRLSDRVRVRVGRVDKDDRKIDLEVVAHPVDADGEPLDGSRKRGKGGKSGQGGKARSERSGGKQSAARQGASGGRAKSGRGKAAPSGSGPSGDGKGKPAEAAEESAEPTAEAQDGGASKGRRRSRRSGRRRSSSSAGGDSS; encoded by the coding sequence ATGGCGAAGCAAACCAAGAAAAGTCCCCCGAAACGCGATCCTTATCAGGAGCGCGAACAAGCGAAGTACGACAACCCCATCCCCAGCCGGGAGTATCTGCTGGAACTCCTCGCTGCCCATCGGCGCCCGCTGGGCCGGCGCGAGATCGCCGACGCCCTGGGGCTGGAGAGCCCGGAGCATCACGAGGCGCTGCGTCGCCGGCTGCGCGCCATGGAGCGCGACGGGCAGCTGGTGCGCAACCGCCGCCGCGGGTACCTGGTCGTCGATCACAGCGAACTGGTCCGCGGTCGAGTCATGGGCCGCCCGGACGGCTCCGGCTTCCTTCTGCCCGATGGCACGGGCGACCGGTTGGCCCTGTCGCCGCGTCAGATGCGCTGCCTGCTCCACGGCGATCGCGCTGTAGCACGCATCACCGGCCGCGACGAGCACGGTACCCCGCAGGGTGAGCTGGTCGAGATCCTCGAGCGCGGCAACCGGCAGATCACCGGGCGGTTCTTTGAGGAGCACGGGGTCGGGTTCCTGGTGCCGGAGAACAAGCGGCTGCAGCAGGACGTCCTGCTTGCGCCGGACGGGCGCGGCGGTGCCGAGGACGGTGAGCTGGCGGTGGCCGAGATCCTCGCCCAGCCCAACGAGCGTCGCCAGCCCATCGGCCGGATCATCCAGGTGCTCGGGCGCACGATCCATGTCGGCGAAGAGGACATGGTGGCGGCGCGGATCCACGGCATCCCCATGGATTGGCCCGCTGAGGTGGAGAAAGAGGTTGCGGCCTTCGGTGAGGAGGTCCCGGAGGCCGACAAGGAAGGGCGCACCGATCTGCGCCGGCTGCCGCTGGTGACCATCGACGGTGCCGACGCCAAGGACTTCGACGACGCGCTCTATTGCGAGCCCACCGCCAAGGGCTGGCGCCTGGTGGTGGCCATCGCCGACGTCTCGCACTACGTGCGCCCCGGCACGGCGCTGGATCAGGAGGCGCGCCTGCGGGGCAACTCGGTCTACTTCCCGCGTTCGGTGGTGCCGATGCTGCCCGAGGCCCTGTCCAACGGGCTGTGCTCGCTGAACCCCAAGGTCGATCGACTGGCCATGGTCTGCGACATGCTCTTGCAGGGCAACGGCAAGGTGCTGCGCTCGCGCTTCTACCGCGCGGTGATCCAGTCGGCGGCGCGGCTGACCTACGAACAGGCCGCGGCGGCCGTGGTCGACGGCGACCGCAAGGTGCGATCGGCCATCGGCGACGAGGTGGTGCGCCACCTGGAGAACCTGCACGGCCTCTACAAGACGCTGCGCAAGGCCCGCGACGAGCGGGGGGCCATCGACTTCGACACCACCGAGACCGAGATGCGCTTCGATGACGAGGGGCGTGTGGTGGCCGTCGAGCCCACCGAGCGCAACGACTTCCACAAGGTCGTGGAAGAATGCATGATCGCTGCCAACGTCTGCACGGCCAAGTTCCTGCTCAAGAACAAGGTGCCGTCGCTCTATCGGGTCCACGAGCGCCCCGGTGAGCAGAAGCTCGAGCAGCTCAAGGAGTTCCTCGCCCAGGCCGGGCTGGAACTCGGCGGCGGTGATGAGCCCACCGGCAAGGATTATGGCCGGATCATGGAGCAGGCCCGCGAGCGCCCGGATCGCCACCTGATTGAGACGGTGCTGCTGCGCTCGATGCAGGCGGCCGAGTATCGCCCCGATAATGCGGGTCACTTCGGGCTGGCGCTGGAGGCGTATACCCACTTCACCTCGCCCATCCGTCGTTATCCGGATCTGGTGATCCACCGAGGGATCGGCCACGTGATTGATGGCCACCGGGGGCGTAGCTTCCCGATGACCCACAACGACCTGGTCACCCTCGGCGAGCACTGCTCGATGGCGGAGCGCCGGGCCGACGAGGCGACTCGCGATGCCGAGATGACGCTCAAGTGCGAGTACCTCTCGGACCACCTGGGGGATGAGTTCACCGGGGTGATCGCGGCGGTGACCTCCTTCGGGCTGTTCGTCTCGCTGGAGGGGGTCTACGTGGACGGCCTGGTGCACATCACTAACCTGGAGAGTGACTTCTTCCACTTCGATTCGGTGGGGCATCGGCTGGTCGGCGACCGCACCGGCAAGGAGTACCGGCTCAGTGACCGGGTCCGGGTCCGCGTGGGGCGCGTCGACAAGGACGATCGCAAGATCGACCTCGAGGTGGTCGCCCATCCGGTGGATGCCGACGGTGAACCGCTGGACGGCAGCCGCAAGCGTGGCAAGGGTGGCAAGAGCGGTCAGGGCGGCAAGGCCCGTTCGGAGCGCTCCGGCGGCAAGCAGTCTGCGGCGCGCCAAGGGGCCTCCGGGGGGCGCGCGAAAAGCGGCCGGGGCAAGGCCGCTCCATCCGGATCCGGCCCCTCCGGTGACGGCAAGGGCAAGCCGGCCGAAGCAGCCGAGGAGTCGGCGGAGCCGACGGCCGAAGCGCAGGATGGCGGCGCCAGCAAGGGGCGGCGCCGAAGCCGGCGCTCCGGTCGTCGGCGCAGCAGCAGTAGCGCCGGCGGCGACAGCAGCTAA
- the hflX gene encoding ribosome rescue GTPase HflX has protein sequence MSARRRAITEQRIGSGPADLFARPSGGERAVVLHVRLPGDALDAAEEFEALGDSAGAEVVGRFRHRRDTPDPRTFIGRGKVAELADWVRELEAALVLVDQPLSAAQERNLETDLGCRVLDRTGLILDIFAQRARTFEGRLQVELAQLKHVASRLVRGWSHLERQKGGIGLRGPGEKQLEMDRRLIGGRIQQIERRLAKVRRTREQGRKARRKRELPVVSLVGYTNAGKSTLFNHVTGSQRRAEDRLFATLDPSWRRVDLARGSAAVVSDTVGFISRLPHDLVAAFRSTLEEVTDADLLLHVIDAGAEEREHQIEQVEAVLAELGADAVPTLRVYNKVDTCALAPGRIEDDEGLVTGVRISAATGEGVETLLEAVAERLGPERIRRRVHLRPDQGRLRAQLFRLGCVIEEHCAEDGQLALEVELPVHELERLHVREGLPRGEVVPA, from the coding sequence TTGTCGGCGAGGAGGAGAGCAATAACTGAACAGCGCATCGGTAGCGGTCCGGCGGACCTGTTCGCCCGGCCATCCGGCGGTGAGCGGGCCGTGGTTCTGCATGTCCGGCTTCCCGGCGACGCCCTCGACGCCGCGGAAGAGTTTGAGGCGCTGGGTGACTCGGCCGGGGCCGAGGTGGTGGGCCGCTTCCGGCATCGTCGCGACACCCCGGACCCGCGCACCTTCATCGGCCGCGGCAAGGTGGCCGAACTGGCCGATTGGGTGCGCGAGCTGGAGGCTGCCCTGGTGCTGGTGGATCAGCCCCTGTCCGCCGCTCAGGAGCGCAACCTGGAGACCGACCTGGGCTGCCGGGTCCTCGACCGCACCGGTCTGATCTTGGATATCTTCGCCCAGCGGGCGCGGACCTTCGAAGGCCGGCTCCAGGTGGAACTGGCCCAGCTCAAGCACGTTGCCAGCCGCCTGGTGCGTGGCTGGTCCCACCTGGAGCGGCAGAAGGGCGGCATCGGTCTGCGCGGCCCGGGCGAGAAGCAGCTGGAGATGGACCGCCGGCTGATCGGCGGACGCATCCAGCAGATTGAGCGGCGCCTGGCCAAGGTGCGCCGCACGCGCGAACAGGGCCGCAAGGCGCGGCGCAAGCGCGAGCTGCCCGTGGTCTCGCTGGTCGGCTACACCAACGCCGGCAAGTCCACGTTGTTCAACCACGTCACCGGCTCGCAGCGCCGGGCCGAGGATCGGCTGTTCGCCACCCTCGACCCGTCCTGGCGCCGCGTGGATCTGGCCCGCGGCTCAGCGGCGGTGGTCTCGGATACCGTGGGCTTCATCAGCCGGTTGCCCCACGACCTCGTGGCCGCCTTTCGTTCCACCCTCGAAGAGGTGACCGACGCCGATCTGCTCCTGCACGTCATCGATGCCGGGGCCGAGGAGCGTGAGCACCAGATCGAGCAGGTGGAGGCGGTCCTCGCCGAACTCGGCGCTGACGCAGTGCCCACCCTGCGCGTCTACAACAAGGTGGATACCTGCGCCCTTGCGCCGGGACGGATCGAGGATGACGAGGGCCTGGTGACCGGCGTCCGGATCTCCGCGGCGACCGGCGAAGGGGTCGAGACCCTGCTGGAGGCCGTGGCCGAGCGACTCGGCCCGGAGCGCATCCGTCGCCGAGTGCACCTGCGGCCGGACCAGGGGCGCTTGCGCGCCCAGCTGTTCCGGCTGGGGTGTGTCATCGAAGAGCACTGCGCCGAGGATGGCCAGCTTGCCCTGGAGGTGGAGCTCCCCGTACACGAGCTGGAACGGCTCCATGTACGCGAGGGGCTCCCGCGTGGAGAGGTTGTCCCGGCCTGA
- the rpsF gene encoding 30S ribosomal protein S6 produces MRHYEIVFMVHPDQSDQVPAMVERYRSIVESSGGTVHRLEDWGRRQLAYPINKLIKAHYVLMNVECGKDELDELTSAFRFNDAVIRNMVLSRDEAVTEPSPLAKGNEKREDRKESEDAE; encoded by the coding sequence ATGCGACACTACGAGATTGTCTTCATGGTCCACCCGGACCAGAGCGACCAGGTTCCCGCCATGGTCGAGCGCTACCGCAGCATCGTCGAGTCCAGCGGCGGCACCGTGCACCGCCTCGAGGACTGGGGTCGTCGGCAGCTGGCCTACCCGATCAACAAGCTGATCAAGGCCCACTACGTGCTGATGAACGTCGAGTGCGGCAAGGACGAGCTGGACGAGCTCACCTCGGCCTTCCGCTTCAATGACGCGGTCATCCGCAACATGGTGCTGAGCCGCGACGAGGCGGTCACTGAGCCGTCGCCGCTGGCCAAGGGCAACGAGAAGCGCGAGGACCGCAAGGAGTCCGAAGACGCGGAGTAA
- the hflC gene encoding protease modulator HflC, with the protein MRILKNVVLPLLVVAAILGYFSVFTVSEKEVALKFRLGEIIKADFDPGLHFKTPFVNNVRKFDARVQNLDEEPERFLTVEQKNLIVDSFVKWRVDDAERYYTTVRGEPERANQRLREIIRDALRAEFGKRTVQDIISGERVQIMDILRVTTAEAAQSLGLEVLDVRLKRIDLPEDVTDSIFDRMVADRERVAREIRARGEEAGERIRADADRQRTVLLAEAYRDGESLRGEGDATAAEIYASAYGQESDFFAFQRSLRAYRESFQGDDDLFVLSPDSQFFRFFDGGEQLPGLNGEVGSPDQD; encoded by the coding sequence ATGCGAATCCTGAAGAACGTCGTGTTGCCCCTGCTGGTGGTGGCCGCGATTCTCGGCTACTTCTCGGTGTTCACCGTCTCCGAAAAGGAGGTGGCACTGAAGTTCCGGCTCGGTGAGATCATTAAGGCGGATTTCGATCCGGGGCTGCACTTCAAGACGCCGTTCGTCAACAACGTCCGCAAGTTCGACGCTCGGGTGCAGAACCTGGACGAGGAGCCGGAGCGTTTCCTGACGGTCGAGCAGAAGAACCTCATCGTCGACTCCTTCGTAAAGTGGCGGGTGGACGACGCCGAGCGTTACTACACCACGGTCCGCGGTGAGCCGGAGCGGGCTAACCAGCGTCTGCGCGAGATCATCCGCGACGCCCTGCGCGCCGAGTTCGGTAAGCGTACGGTGCAGGACATCATCTCCGGTGAGCGCGTGCAGATCATGGACATCCTGCGGGTGACCACCGCCGAGGCGGCGCAGAGCCTGGGCCTGGAGGTGCTCGATGTGCGCCTCAAGCGCATCGATCTGCCCGAAGACGTCACCGACTCCATCTTCGATCGCATGGTGGCGGATCGTGAGCGGGTCGCCCGCGAGATCCGTGCCCGCGGTGAGGAGGCCGGTGAGCGCATCCGCGCCGATGCCGACCGTCAGCGCACGGTCCTCCTCGCCGAGGCGTACCGGGACGGTGAGTCCCTGCGTGGTGAGGGTGATGCCACGGCGGCGGAGATCTACGCCAGCGCCTACGGGCAGGAGTCGGACTTCTTCGCCTTCCAGCGCAGCCTGAGGGCCTACCGCGAGTCCTTCCAGGGTGACGACGACCTGTTCGTCCTGTCGCCGGATTCGCAGTTCTTCCGCTTCTTCGACGGCGGTGAGCAGCTGCCGGGGCTCAACGGCGAGGTCGGTTCCCCCGATCAGGACTAA
- a CDS encoding adenylosuccinate synthase — protein sequence MGTNVVVVGTQWGDEGKGKIVDWLTENAGVVARFQGGHNAGHTLVIDGEQTVLHLIPSGILREDATCVIGNGVVLSAEALLEEIRELEARGVPARERLRISPSCPLILPCHVALDHAREKAKGKAAIGTTGRGIGPAYEDKVARRGVRLSDLFHRERLAQKLGELLDYHNFVLKHYFGAPTMDFQEVLDQALAHGEELRPLTADVGALLTAEMRTGRNILFEGAQGTLLDIDHGTYPFVTSSNTCAGAAAAGTGVGPRTLDYILGITKAYTTRVGQGPFPTELDFDDEMGMHLGERGHEFGATTGRQRRCGWFDAVATRRAAQINSLSGLCITKLDVLDGLETLRLCVGYRCQGELCETLPSEVETLSECEPVYEDMPGWAESTSGIERYEDLPENARAYLGRIEELVGVPVAMISTGPDRNETIVRQSPF from the coding sequence ATGGGCACCAATGTGGTCGTAGTCGGTACGCAGTGGGGCGACGAAGGCAAGGGCAAGATCGTCGACTGGCTGACCGAGAACGCCGGGGTGGTGGCGCGCTTTCAGGGCGGGCACAACGCGGGGCATACCCTGGTCATCGACGGCGAGCAGACGGTGCTGCACCTGATCCCGTCCGGCATCCTGCGCGAGGACGCCACCTGCGTGATCGGCAACGGCGTGGTCCTCTCCGCCGAGGCGCTGCTCGAGGAGATCCGTGAGCTGGAGGCCCGCGGCGTTCCGGCCCGGGAGCGGCTGCGCATCAGTCCCTCCTGCCCGCTGATCCTGCCCTGCCACGTGGCGCTGGATCACGCCCGGGAAAAGGCCAAGGGCAAGGCGGCCATCGGCACCACCGGTCGCGGCATCGGCCCGGCCTATGAGGACAAGGTGGCCCGGCGCGGCGTCCGGCTCTCGGACCTGTTCCACCGTGAGCGTCTGGCGCAGAAGCTCGGCGAGCTGCTCGACTACCACAACTTCGTGCTCAAGCACTACTTCGGTGCCCCGACCATGGACTTCCAGGAAGTCCTCGATCAGGCGCTGGCCCACGGCGAGGAACTGCGGCCGCTGACCGCCGACGTCGGCGCGCTGCTGACCGCCGAGATGCGCACCGGGCGCAACATCCTCTTCGAGGGGGCGCAGGGGACGCTGCTCGACATCGATCACGGCACCTATCCGTTCGTGACCTCTTCGAACACCTGCGCCGGGGCGGCGGCCGCCGGTACCGGGGTTGGGCCGCGCACTCTGGACTACATCCTGGGGATCACCAAGGCGTACACCACGCGGGTGGGGCAGGGGCCGTTCCCGACCGAGCTCGATTTCGACGACGAGATGGGCATGCACTTGGGCGAGCGGGGCCACGAGTTCGGGGCCACCACCGGCCGGCAGCGGCGCTGCGGGTGGTTCGACGCCGTGGCCACGCGCCGGGCGGCGCAGATCAACAGCCTCAGCGGGCTGTGCATCACCAAGCTGGACGTGCTCGACGGCCTGGAGACCCTGCGCCTGTGCGTCGGCTACCGCTGCCAGGGCGAGCTCTGCGAGACCCTGCCGTCGGAGGTCGAGACCCTGTCCGAGTGCGAGCCGGTCTACGAGGACATGCCTGGCTGGGCAGAGAGCACCTCGGGCATCGAGCGCTACGAGGATCTGCCGGAGAACGCCCGCGCCTATTTGGGTCGTATCGAGGAGTTGGTGGGCGTGCCGGTCGCCATGATCTCTACTGGGCCCGACCGCAACGAGACCATCGTCCGCCAGAGCCCCTTTTAA
- a CDS encoding DUF2065 domain-containing protein, whose translation MGDLLTAIALLLVIEGVLPAANPGALRRVFLQAAEMDDRSLRTVGLLSMGIGVLLLYWVRG comes from the coding sequence ATGGGTGACCTGCTCACCGCGATCGCCCTCCTGCTGGTGATCGAGGGTGTACTACCTGCAGCGAACCCCGGCGCTCTGCGCCGGGTTTTCCTGCAGGCCGCCGAGATGGATGATCGAAGCCTGCGGACCGTCGGTCTCCTGTCCATGGGGATCGGCGTTCTGCTGCTCTATTGGGTGCGAGGTTAA
- the rpsR gene encoding 30S ribosomal protein S18 has translation MGRFFRRRKYCKFTAEGVKEIDYKDLNTLKNYITDTGKIVPSRITGTSARYQRQLARAIKRARYLALLPYTDRH, from the coding sequence ATGGGACGTTTCTTCCGGCGCCGTAAGTACTGCAAGTTCACCGCCGAGGGCGTGAAGGAGATCGATTACAAGGATCTCAACACGCTGAAGAACTACATCACCGATACCGGCAAGATCGTGCCGAGCCGGATCACCGGCACGAGTGCGCGCTACCAGCGGCAGCTGGCGCGGGCGATCAAGCGCGCCCGCTACCTGGCGCTCCTGCCGTACACGGACCGCCACTAA
- a CDS encoding ATP phosphoribosyltransferase regulatory subunit: protein MDRKARWMLPDGVDELLPPEAAQAEALRRRLLDLFDSWGYELIMPPFIEYLEALLTGTGRDLDVQTFKVTDQLSGRTLGVRPDITPQAARVDAHQLRRKGITRLCYIGSTLQARAEGPAGSRNAVQLGAELYGHAGVESDLEVISLMLATLRAAGVERLHLDVGHVGIFEALLEDLGLGPAAEEALLDALQRKAGDEIAAVLAEAGVETAQAERLSALAGLHGGVEILDRAQTVLGWAGPAVAEALEQLRTVADSLARREPELPLHLDLGELRGYRYHTGLVFAAYTPGYGQELARGGRYDGIGQAFGRPRPATGYSADLKALLTLGHGVEGPAAGGVLAPWRDDPALHARVAELRRAGERVVWQLPGDEQDNHGCDRRLVERNGTWELDTE, encoded by the coding sequence ATGGATCGCAAGGCACGGTGGATGCTGCCCGACGGCGTCGACGAGTTGTTGCCGCCGGAGGCTGCACAGGCCGAGGCGTTGCGCCGTCGGCTGCTGGATCTGTTCGATTCCTGGGGGTATGAGCTGATCATGCCCCCTTTCATTGAGTATCTGGAGGCTCTGCTGACCGGCACCGGCCGGGATCTGGATGTGCAGACCTTCAAGGTCACCGATCAGCTCTCCGGGCGGACCCTGGGGGTGCGCCCGGACATCACCCCGCAGGCGGCGCGCGTCGACGCCCATCAGCTGCGTCGCAAGGGCATTACCCGGTTGTGTTACATCGGCAGCACGCTGCAGGCCCGGGCCGAGGGGCCGGCCGGCAGCCGCAACGCCGTGCAGCTGGGCGCGGAACTCTACGGCCACGCCGGGGTGGAGAGTGATCTCGAGGTCATCTCGCTGATGCTCGCCACCCTGCGTGCCGCCGGGGTGGAGCGGCTGCACCTGGATGTGGGCCACGTGGGGATCTTCGAGGCGCTGCTCGAGGACCTCGGCCTGGGGCCCGCAGCGGAAGAGGCGCTACTCGACGCCCTGCAGCGCAAGGCGGGTGATGAGATCGCCGCGGTGCTGGCCGAGGCCGGCGTGGAGACCGCGCAGGCCGAGCGGCTCTCGGCGTTGGCCGGACTGCACGGCGGGGTGGAGATCCTCGACCGGGCGCAGACCGTCCTCGGCTGGGCCGGGCCAGCGGTGGCCGAGGCGCTGGAGCAGCTTCGGACGGTGGCCGACAGCCTGGCCCGTCGCGAGCCGGAGCTGCCGCTGCACCTGGATCTGGGCGAGCTGCGCGGCTACCGCTACCACACCGGCCTGGTGTTCGCGGCCTACACCCCGGGCTACGGGCAGGAGCTGGCCCGCGGCGGGCGCTACGACGGCATCGGCCAGGCGTTCGGGCGCCCGCGGCCGGCCACCGGCTATAGCGCTGACCTCAAGGCGCTGCTGACCCTTGGGCACGGCGTCGAGGGCCCGGCGGCCGGCGGGGTGCTGGCCCCGTGGCGTGACGACCCGGCGCTGCATGCGCGCGTGGCCGAGCTGCGCCGCGCCGGCGAGCGGGTGGTCTGGCAGCTGCCGGGGGATGAGCAGGACAACCACGGTTGCGATCGGCGCCTGGTCGAGCGCAACGGCACCTGGGAACTGGATACGGAGTGA
- the hflK gene encoding FtsH protease activity modulator HflK, producing MAWNEPGGGSRDPWGGGPKGGGSGGPPDLDEVFRKLRAQVQGLFGGRMPSGPSRGPGATGISLLALGAFVVWMLSGIYIVDQGWRGVELTFGRHSDTTEPGPHWHWPRPIGQVERVNVEQRRIAEVGYESMQNRARPVSAEALMITRDENIVDVRIAAQYEVSDPFLYLFNFRMPEQTLKQVTESAVREIIGKRELQYVLTEGRTEVAQETGRLLQEVMDDYRTGLSVVQVAVQDIQPPEPVQPAFEDAIRAREDEQRTINRAQAYANELIPRAQGQAARILEEADGYREQVIAQAEGDAARFEALVPQYRADPQLMRQRIYLETMEEILGRVPKVMLDSESSQSLMYLPLDKLMDRRGSTTALSGETNIDVPQERDAISPTQRAREALRDRGTR from the coding sequence ATGGCGTGGAATGAGCCCGGCGGCGGCAGCCGCGACCCCTGGGGCGGTGGCCCCAAAGGAGGCGGCAGTGGGGGGCCGCCCGATCTGGATGAGGTCTTCCGTAAGCTGCGTGCGCAGGTGCAGGGCCTGTTCGGTGGGCGCATGCCCAGTGGGCCCTCCCGCGGCCCCGGGGCGACCGGCATCAGCCTCTTGGCCCTGGGTGCCTTCGTGGTCTGGATGCTCTCCGGGATCTACATCGTCGACCAGGGCTGGCGCGGGGTGGAGCTGACCTTCGGTCGCCACTCGGATACCACGGAGCCCGGGCCGCACTGGCACTGGCCGCGGCCCATCGGCCAGGTCGAGCGGGTCAACGTCGAGCAGCGGCGCATCGCCGAGGTCGGCTACGAGTCGATGCAGAATCGTGCCCGGCCGGTTTCTGCCGAGGCGTTGATGATTACCCGCGACGAGAACATCGTCGATGTGCGGATCGCGGCGCAGTACGAGGTCAGCGATCCGTTCCTCTACCTGTTCAACTTCCGCATGCCGGAGCAGACCCTCAAGCAGGTCACCGAGAGCGCGGTGCGCGAGATCATCGGCAAGCGCGAGCTTCAGTACGTGCTGACCGAGGGGCGGACCGAGGTGGCCCAGGAAACCGGACGGCTGCTCCAGGAAGTGATGGATGACTACCGCACGGGTCTGTCGGTGGTGCAGGTGGCGGTCCAGGATATCCAGCCCCCGGAGCCGGTACAGCCGGCCTTCGAGGATGCCATCCGCGCCCGCGAGGACGAGCAGCGCACCATCAACCGGGCCCAGGCCTACGCCAACGAGTTGATCCCGCGGGCCCAGGGCCAGGCGGCGCGCATTCTCGAGGAAGCAGACGGTTACCGCGAGCAGGTCATCGCCCAGGCCGAGGGTGACGCCGCCCGCTTCGAGGCGCTGGTGCCGCAGTACCGGGCCGACCCGCAGCTGATGCGTCAGCGCATCTACCTGGAGACTATGGAGGAGATCCTGGGCCGGGTGCCCAAGGTGATGCTCGACTCGGAGTCCAGCCAGTCGCTGATGTACCTGCCGCTCGACAAGCTCATGGATCGTCGGGGGAGCACCACGGCGCTCTCTGGCGAGACCAATATCGATGTACCGCAGGAACGGGACGCCATCTCGCCGACCCAGCGAGCACGAGAGGCGCTCCGTGATAGGGGGACGCGCTGA